From Erinaceus europaeus chromosome 9, mEriEur2.1, whole genome shotgun sequence, one genomic window encodes:
- the LMAN2 gene encoding vesicular integral-membrane protein VIP36 has translation MAAAAWVWRWGWGRRCPGRPGLPGPGPGPITPLCLLLPLLGLVAADITDGNSEHLKREHSLIKPYQGVGSSSMPLWDFQGSTMLTSQYVRLTPDERSREGSIWNHQPCFLKDWEMHVHFKVHGAGKKNLHGDGIALWYARDRLVPGPVFGSKDNFHGLAIFLDTYPNDETTERVFPYISVMVNNGSLSYDHSKDGRWTELAGCTADFRNREHDTFLAARYSRGRLTVMTDLEDKNEWKSCIDITGVRLPTGYYFGASAGTGDLSDNHDIISLKLFQLMVEHTPDEENIDWTKIEPSVNFLRSPKDNVDDPTGNFRSGPLTGWRVFLLLLCALLGIIVCAVVGAVVFQKRQERNKRFY, from the exons ATGGCGGCGGCTGCCTGGGTCTGGCGCTGGGGCTGGGGCCGGCGGTGCCCGGGGAGGCCTGGGcttcccggccccggccccggccccatcACACCTCTGTGTCTTCTCCTGCCGTTGCTGGGGCTCGTGGCTGCGGATATAACTGACGGCAACAGCGAACACCTCAAGCGGGAGCACTCGCTCATCAAGCCCTACCAGG GGGTCGGTTCCAGCTCCATGCCCCTCTGGGACTTCCAGGGCAGCACCATGCTCACGAGCCAGTACGTGCGCCTGACCCCCGACGAGCGCAGCAGAGAGGGCTCCATCTGGAACCACCAG ccctgcttcctcaAGGACTGGGAGATGCACGTGCACTTCAAGGTCCACGGTGCAGGCAAGAAGAACCTGCACGGTGACGGCATCGCGCTGTGGTATGCCAGGGACCGCCTGGTGCCAG GGCCCGTGTTTGGAAGCAAAGACAACTTCCATGGCCTGGCCATCTTCCTGGACACATATCCCAACGATGAGACCACGGAG CGTGTGTTCCCGTACATCTCGGTGATGGTGAACAACGGCTCCCTGTCCTATGACCACAGCAAGGACGGCCGCTGGACCGAGCTGGCAGGCTGCACGGCCGACTTCCGTAACCGAGAGCACGACACCTTCCTGGCCGCGCGCTACTCCCGGGGCCGCCTGACG GTGATGACCGACCTGGAGGACAAGAACGAGTGGAAGAGCTGCATCGACATCACTGGGGTGCGCCTGCCCACCGGCTACTACTTCGGTGCCTCGGCTGGCACGGGGGACCTGTCAG ACAATCACGACATCATCTCGCTGAAGCTGTTTCAGCTGATGGTCGAGCACACGCCTGACGAGGAGAACATCGACTGGACTAAGATCGAGCCCAGCGTCAACTTCCTCAGGTCGCCCAAAG ACAACGTGGATGACCCGACGGGGAACTTCCGCAGTGGGCCGCTGACGGGCTGGCGCGTGTTCCTGCTGCTGCTGTGCGCGCTGCTGGGCATCATCGTGTGCGCCGTGGTGGGCGCCGTGGTCTTCCAGAAGCGGCAGGAGCGGAACAAGCGCTTCTACTGA